A stretch of Anolis sagrei isolate rAnoSag1 chromosome X, rAnoSag1.mat, whole genome shotgun sequence DNA encodes these proteins:
- the LOC132780571 gene encoding cytochrome P450 2G1-like — protein sequence MELSGAISLFLAIYTIILLILKVMRDYSQRKTLPPGPTPLPFLGNIMQINSKELLKSLLKLHEKYGPVFTVHFGPRPVVVLCGHQAVKEALVDKAEEFSGRVTNATVDDTFQGYGVIFSNGHRWRQLRRFSLTIMRNFGMGKKTIEERIKEESQFMLEEFRKTNGKAFNPTFYLSRAVSNVVSTILFGSRFDYEDKVFQMLTQTSNDIFRLMSTPSGQKYDVYYSFLKYFRGTQTKINELLRRILVVIADQVKMNQETLDLNNPRNYIDCFLIQKEKEKDNPDSEFTIRNLELSVLILLFAGTETVSSTLRFAFLYLMKYPEVQAKMHEEIDRVIGRDRPPNIGDRTLLPYVDAVVHEVQRFSDLIPLDLPHMVMRDTEFRGYMIPKGTEVYPLLNTVLYDPTMFKTPYAFNPEHFLDENGRFKKSDAFVPFASGKRVCLGETLARMELFIFLATILQKFELKPLVAPKDIDVTSHEVGFGRIPHYYQLCMVSR from the exons ATGGAGCTGTCTGGTGCCATCAGCCTCTTCCTTGCCATCTATACCATTATTCTTCTTATCCTGAAAGTCATGCGGGACTACTCACAGAGGAAGACGCTCCCCCCTGGTCCAACTCCTTTGCCTTTCCTTGGGAATATCATGCAGATCAATTCAAAagaacttttaaaatctcttctcaAG CTGCATGAAAAATATGGCCCTGTGTTCACTGTCCATTTTGGACCTCGTCCTGTTGTGGTCTTATGTGGACACCAAGCTGTGAAGGAGGCCTTGGTAGACAAAGCAGAAGAATTCAGTGGAAGGGTTACCAATGCTACTGTGGACGACACCTTCCAAGGCTATG GGGTGATCTTTTCCAATGGTCATCGCTGGAGACAATTGCGCCGGTTTTCTCTTACTATCATGAGAAATTTTggcatggggaaaaaaacaattgAAGAGCGGATTAAAGAAGAATCCCAGTTTATGCTGGAAGAATTTAGAAAGACAAATG GGAAGGCCTTCAACCCCACCTTCTACCTCAGCCGTGCTGTCTCCAACGTTGTCAGCACCATCCTCTTTGGTAGCCGCTTTGACTATGAAGATAAAGTTTTCCAGATGCTCACACAGACATCGAACGACATCTTCCGCTTGATGAGCACTCCCTCTGGCCAG AAATATGATGTCTATTACAGTTTCTTGAAGTATTTTCGAGGAACCCAGACCAAGATCAATGAGCTTCTACGACGGATTCTAGTTGTCATTGCCGATCAAGTGAAGATGAACCAGGAGACGCTGGATCTCAACAACCCACGGAACTATATTGATTGTTTCCTCATCCAGAAGGAGAAG GAAAAAGACAACCCAGACAGCGAATTTACCATCAGAAACTTGGAGCTCAGCGTCCTTATTCTTCTCTTTGCTGGGACAGAGACAGTCAGCAGCACCCTGAGATTTGCGTTTCTGTATCTGATGAAATATCCTGAAGTGCAAG CAAAAATGCATGAGGAAATTGACCGAGTGATTGGCCGGGACCGTCCCCCAAACATTGGAGACCGGACCCTGTTGCCGTATGTGGATGCCGTTGTCCATGAAGTGCAGAGGTTCAGTGACCTCATCCCCCTGGATCTGCCCCACATGGTTATGCGTGACACGGAATTCAGAGGCTACATGATTCCCAAG gGAACAGAAGTCTACCCCCTCCTCAACACAGTCCTGTATGACCCCACCATGTTTAAAACTCCCTATGCATTTAACCCAGAGCATTTCCTGGATGAGAACGGGCGCTTCAAGAAGAGCGATGCTTTTGTGCCATTCGCTTCAG GGAAGCGGGTCTGTCTGGGCGAAACCTTGGCCCGCATGGAGCTTTTCATCTTTTTGGCCACCATCCTGCAGAAATTTGAGCTGAAACCCCTTGTGGCCCCCAAGGACATTGACGTGACTTCTCATGAGGTTGGATTTGGCAGAATCCCACATTACTATCAGCTCTGCATGGTCTCACGCTGA
- the LOC137094916 gene encoding cytochrome P450 2G1-like, which produces MELSGAISLFLVIYAFVLVILTVMRDLSRRKTLPPGPTPLPFLGNIMQINSKELLKSLLKLHEKYGPVFTVHFGPRPVVVLCGHKAVKEALVDKADEFSGRVTNATLDETFQGYGVIFSNGERWKQLRRFSLTIMRNFGMGKKTIEERIKDESQFLLEEFRKTNGKAFNPTFFLSRAVSNVVSTILFGSRFDYEDKLFQNLMQTSNDVFRLVSTPSGQRYDVYYSFLKYFRGTQTKVTDLLKEVKGVITELVKMNQETLDLNNPRNYIDCFLIQMEKEKDNPDSEFTIRNLELSVLILLFAGTETVSSTLRYAFLFLMKYPEVQAKIHEEIDRVIGRDRPPNIGDRTQLSYVDAVVHEVQRFSDLIPLDLPHMVMRDTEFRGYMIPKGTEVYPLLNTVLRDPTMFKTPYAFNPEHFLDENGHFKKSDAFVPFSSGKRVCLGETLARMELFIFLTTILQKFELKPLMAPKDIDLTAHEVGFGRIPPYYQLCMVSR; this is translated from the exons ATGGAGCTATCTGGTGCCATCAGCCTCTTCCTTGTCATCTATGCCTTTGTTCTTGTTATCCTGACAGTCATGCGGGACCTCTCACGGAGGAAGACGCTCCCCCCTGGTCCAACTCCTTTGCCTTTCCTTGGGAATATCATGCAGATCAATTCAAAagaacttttaaaatctcttctcaAG CTGCATGAAAAATATGGCCCTGTGTTCACTGTCCATTTTGGACCTCGTCCTGTTGTGGTCTTATGTGGACACAAAGCTGTGAAGGAGGCCTTGGTAGACAAAGCAGATGAATTCAGCGGAAGGGTTACCAATGCTACTCTAGATGAAACCTTCCAAGGATATG GGGTGATCTTTTCCAACGGGGAACGCTGGAAACAATTGCGCCGGTTTTCTCTTACTATCATGAGGAATTTtggaatggggaaaaaaaccattgAAGAGCGGATTAAAGACGAATCCCAGTTTCTGCTGGAAGAATTTAGAAAAACAAATG GGAAGGCCTTCAACCCCACCTTCTTCCTCAGCCGTGCTGTCTCCAACGTTGTCAGCACCATCCTCTTTGGTAGCCGCTTTGACTATGAAGATAAACTTTTCCAGAACCTCATGCAGACATCGAACGATGTCTTCCGCTTAGTGAGCACTCCTTCTGGCCAG AGGTATGATGTCTATTACAGTTTCTTGAAGTATTTTCGAGGAACCCAGACCAAAGTCACTGACCTTCTAAAAGAGGTTAAAGGTGTCATCACAGAACTAGTGAAGATGAACCAGGAGACGCTTGATCTCAACAACCCACGGAATTATATTGATTGTttcctcatccagatggaaaaG gaAAAAGACAATCCAGACAGCGAATTTACCATCAGAAACTTGGAGCTCAGTGTCCTCATTCTTCTCTTTGCTGGGACAGAGACAGTCAGCAGCACCCTGAGATATGCATTTCTGTTTCTGATGAAATATCCTGAAGTGCAAG CAAAAATACATGAGGAAATCGACCGAGTGATTGGCCGGGACCGTCCCCCAAACATTGGAGATCGGACCCAGTTGTCATATGTAGACGCTGTTGTCCATGAAGTGCAGAGGTTCAGTGACCTCATCCCCCTGGATCTGCCCCACATGGTTATGCGTGACACGGAATTCAGAGGCTACATGATTCCCAAG gggACAGAGGTCTACCCACTCCTCAACACTGTCCTGCGTGATCCCACAATGTTTAAAACCCCCTATGCATTTAACCCAGAGCATTTCCTGGATGAGAACGGGCACTTCAAGAAGAGTGATGCTTTTGTGCCATTCTCTTCAG GGAAGCGGGTCTGTCTGGGCGAAACCTTGGCCCGCATGGAGCTTTTCATCTTTTTGACCACCATCCTGCAGAAATTTGAGCTGAAGCCCCTCATGGCCCCCAAGGACATTGACCTGACTGCCCATGAGGTTGGATTTGGCAGAATCCCACCTTACTACCAACTCTGCATGGTCTCACGTTGA
- the LOC137094918 gene encoding cytochrome P450 2G1-like, giving the protein MMEWTVSFALLLVVLISYYLLLSSKRKRLHKRKLPPGPTPLPLIGNFLQIKSGETLKSLLKIRDKYGPVFTVYFGSRPVLVLCGHDAVKEALIDKAEEFSGRITTPTLERTFQQYGVVFSNGERWKQLRRFSLTTLKHFGMGKKSIEEQIQEEAQFLLEELQKTKEKPFEPSSLLSRTVSNIICSIVFGNRFDYEDKEFQALMEMMHNAFQEMSSTWAQLYDIYVSFLKYFPVPLNKLDDLMEELRLFIARRVKKNQETLDSNSPRDFIDCFLIQIEKEKGNPGNGFDIKNLEMSTLCLFFGGTETVSSTLRYGFLLLMKYPKVQAKVHDEIDRVIGHNRIPNIEDRNQMPYTDAVIHEIQRFSDLLPLGVAHMVTCDTEFRGYFIPKGMIVYPVLSSVLHDPTMFKNPNVFNPENFLDENGCFQKNDAFVPFSSGKRICLGESLARMELFIFFTTVLQSFYLKSLVPPEDIDITPLECGFATIAPSYQLSVIPR; this is encoded by the exons ATGATGGAATGGACTGTTTCATTTGCCTTACTCCTTGTTGTCCTCATTTCTTACTATCTGCTCCTATCATCTAAGAGGAAACGGTTGCACAAGAGGAAGCTTCCTCCGGGACCCACTCCCCTGCCCCTGATCGGGAATTTCCTGCAGATCAAGTCAGGAGAAACCTTAAAATCTCTTCTCAAG ATTCGTGACAAATATGGCCCTGTTTTCACCGTCTATTTTGGATCACGTCCAGTTCTGGTCTTATGTGGACATGATGCTGTGAAGGAAGCTCTgatagacaaggcagaagagtttAGTGGAAGGATTACCACGCCTACACTTGAGCGGACCTTCCAACAATATG GGGTGGTCTTTTCCAATGGAGAACGATGGAAGCAACTGCGCCGCTTCTCTCTCACCACTTTAAAACATTTTGGAATGGGAAAAAAATCTATTGAGGAACAAATCCAAGAGGAGGCCCAATTTCTGCTAGAGGAATTGCAGAAGACTAAGG AAAAGCCCTTTGAACCCAGCTCCCTCCTCAGCCGTACAGTCTCCAACATCATTTGCTCCATTGTTTTTGGGAACCGCTTTGATTATGAGGACAAGGAATTCCAGGCTCTCATGGAGATGATGCACAATGCTTTCCAGGAAATGAGCTCTACCTGGGCCCAG CTTTATGACATATATGTCAGCTTCCTGAAGTACTTTCCAGTCCCACTCAACAAACTAGATGACTTGATGGAAGAACTGAGGCTCTTCATTGCCAGGAGAGTGAAGAAGAACCAAGAGACCCTTGATTCTAACTCACCACGTGACTTCATCGATTGCTTTCTCATCCAGATAGAAAAG GAAAAAGGGAATCCAGGCAATGGATTTGATATCAAGAACTTGGAGATGTCCACCCTTTGTCTGTTCTTTGGGGGAACAGAGACAGTCAGTTCCACCTTGAGATATGGCTTCCTGCTTCTGATGAAATATCCTAAGGTGCAAG CAAAAGTGCACGATGAAATTGATCGAGTGATTGGCCATAATCGTATCCCAAACATTGAAGACCGGAACCAGATGCCCTATACAGATGCTGTGATCCATGAGATACAAAGATTTAGCGATCTCTTACCTCTGGGTGTGGCCCACATGGTTACTTGTGACACTGAATTCAGAGGATACTTCATCCCTAAG gGGATGATAGTCTACCCGGTGCTGAGCAGTGTCTTGCATGACCCCACAATGTTTAAAAACCCCAATGTTTTCAACCCTGAGAACTTTTTGGATGAGAATGGATGCTTCCAGAAGAATGATGCCTTTGTGCCTTTCTCCTCAG GGAAACGAATCTGTCTGGGTGAATCATTGGCCCGCATGGAGCTTTTCATTTTCTTCACCACTGTACTACAGAGTTTCTATCTGAAGTCCCTTGTGCCCCCCGAGGACATTGACATCACTCCTCTGGAGTGTGGTTTTGCCACCATTGCACCTTCGTACCAGCTCTCCGTCATCCCACGTTGA